A window from Mycolicibacterium tokaiense encodes these proteins:
- a CDS encoding ABC transporter ATP-binding protein, giving the protein MSATPADLQVIGVNKTFGGVRALRDVNITVSGHEITALIGPNGAGKTTLFNVISGFGTPYTGKVTFGGRDLTGLPAHKVARAGLVRTFQTPIGFTSMTVVENIALATGGSELDYPWTPFLRWKQDRRRRAAAFDAAWAQLEQADAADLGDRAMADLSPGDAKLVEILRQLALAPQMLLLDEPAAAMTVNQIETLAAIIRDISARGIGVLVIDHNLSFVLGLAAQVHVLEHGAVIASGTPDQIGTDPDVKRIYLGGAEESDVA; this is encoded by the coding sequence ATGAGCGCCACGCCCGCCGATCTCCAGGTGATCGGCGTCAACAAGACATTCGGCGGTGTGCGCGCCCTGCGCGATGTCAACATCACCGTCTCGGGACACGAGATCACCGCGCTGATCGGCCCCAACGGCGCCGGCAAGACCACACTGTTCAACGTGATCTCGGGTTTCGGCACCCCGTACACCGGCAAGGTCACCTTCGGCGGGCGCGATCTCACCGGTCTCCCTGCGCACAAGGTGGCCCGGGCCGGACTGGTCCGGACCTTCCAGACCCCCATCGGGTTCACGTCGATGACCGTGGTGGAGAACATCGCGCTGGCCACCGGCGGGTCCGAACTCGATTACCCCTGGACGCCATTTCTGCGTTGGAAGCAGGACCGGCGCCGGCGGGCCGCGGCGTTCGACGCCGCGTGGGCACAACTGGAGCAGGCAGATGCCGCCGACCTCGGCGACCGCGCCATGGCCGACCTGTCGCCGGGCGACGCCAAGCTCGTCGAGATCCTGCGCCAACTCGCACTCGCACCGCAGATGCTGCTGCTCGACGAGCCGGCGGCCGCGATGACGGTCAACCAGATCGAGACCCTGGCCGCCATCATCCGCGACATCTCGGCGCGGGGCATCGGCGTACTGGTCATCGACCACAACCTCAGCTTCGTGCTCGGCCTGGCCGCACAGGTGCACGTGCTGGAACACGGAGCGGTGATCGCCTCGGGTACGCCCGATCAGATCGGAACCGATCCCGACGTCAAACGCATCTACCTCGGAGGAGCTGAAGAGTCAGATGTTGCTTGA
- a CDS encoding helix-turn-helix domain-containing protein, with product MSVGGDNGLPGVETASELATRRLGAEIRRVRAERGLTLVDIANTTGLSVSMLSMLERGKTGVSVGSLVAIASAMGVAVGELFQSPPAPPLSLVRRGEQQELTIGRGVVRRLIQRSTEHGLEVASLHLDPGAHTGSEMVRHEGQEVVVLQSGTLTVHINDTVTELDAGDSIRFDASAPHRFANTGTIAARSLLVVRIPLPHHYGH from the coding sequence ATGAGTGTCGGCGGCGACAACGGCCTGCCAGGTGTGGAGACCGCGTCGGAGTTGGCCACCCGCCGGCTCGGCGCCGAGATCCGGCGGGTTCGGGCCGAGCGCGGGCTGACCCTGGTCGACATCGCGAACACCACCGGCCTGAGCGTCTCGATGCTGTCCATGTTGGAACGCGGCAAAACCGGTGTCTCCGTGGGATCGCTGGTGGCCATCGCCTCGGCGATGGGGGTGGCGGTGGGTGAGTTGTTCCAGTCGCCGCCCGCCCCACCGCTGTCACTGGTGCGTCGCGGTGAACAGCAGGAGCTGACCATCGGGCGCGGTGTCGTGCGCAGGCTGATCCAGCGCAGCACCGAGCACGGACTGGAGGTCGCCTCCCTGCATCTGGATCCCGGCGCCCACACCGGCTCGGAGATGGTGCGCCACGAGGGCCAGGAAGTGGTGGTGCTGCAGAGCGGCACGCTGACGGTGCACATCAACGACACGGTGACCGAACTCGATGCCGGGGATTCCATCCGCTTTGACGCCTCGGCACCTCACCGGTTCGCCAACACCGGCACCATCGCTGCCAGATCGCTTCTGGTGGTGCGTATTCCACTGCCTCATCACTACGGCCACTGA
- a CDS encoding amidohydrolase family protein: MTQIHLGHLFHIGGGPILGDAAAALVSVPDGALVVDDGGRIVFCGPRSALPDDDGTAAVHDHRPGFLLPGFVDTHIHFPQTYAGDSYGGGQLLEWLEQCIFPSEARFADPEFAAQAAVEFCDRRIAAGTTAAMVFGSAFPHAQDALFGETRRRGLRLVSGRGIQTVGPASASPLLTSEADAIRLTREEIDRWHAADTGNVDTALLHVAIVPRFSLSVTVETLKALGELYDSVRHRGVYVHSHLNENNRAGTGEVDSTKQLYQVNTYLDTYDGRFLPGSAVGGKSLLGRRTILAHSVHCQDVELARMAETGTSIAHCPVSQQFLGSGTMPWKSTVASGVNIAAGTDFGGGDEWLIPRVLSDAFKVHISEAGDDGVSMHPGEMLFLGTLAGARALDMEDRFGNFDVGKEADFVVIDASRVPALNAALTHGVRSDDPGRAAEQTLFALLMGIREPAISEVYVQGRRVGPG; the protein is encoded by the coding sequence GTGACACAGATACACCTCGGACACCTTTTCCACATCGGAGGTGGTCCCATCCTCGGCGACGCCGCCGCCGCGCTGGTCTCGGTGCCCGACGGGGCACTGGTGGTGGACGACGGCGGCCGGATCGTCTTCTGCGGGCCGCGTTCGGCCCTGCCCGACGACGACGGGACGGCTGCGGTGCACGACCACCGGCCGGGTTTTCTGCTGCCGGGCTTCGTGGACACCCACATCCACTTTCCGCAAACCTACGCCGGCGACTCCTACGGTGGCGGCCAACTGCTGGAGTGGTTGGAGCAGTGCATCTTCCCCTCCGAGGCCCGATTCGCCGACCCTGAGTTCGCCGCGCAGGCCGCCGTGGAGTTCTGCGATCGCCGGATCGCTGCGGGCACCACCGCGGCGATGGTGTTCGGCTCGGCCTTCCCGCACGCCCAGGATGCGCTGTTCGGTGAGACACGCCGGCGTGGATTGCGCCTCGTGAGCGGGCGGGGCATCCAGACGGTGGGCCCGGCCTCGGCTTCCCCTCTGCTCACCTCGGAGGCCGACGCCATCCGGCTCACACGGGAAGAGATCGACCGATGGCACGCCGCTGACACCGGCAACGTCGACACCGCACTGCTGCATGTCGCGATCGTGCCCCGGTTCTCTCTGTCGGTCACCGTCGAAACCTTGAAAGCCCTTGGCGAACTGTATGACTCGGTACGCCACCGCGGTGTCTACGTTCACAGTCACCTCAACGAGAACAACCGCGCGGGCACCGGCGAGGTGGACTCGACCAAGCAGCTCTACCAGGTGAACACCTATCTGGACACCTACGACGGCAGATTCCTGCCGGGGTCCGCGGTGGGCGGCAAAAGCCTGCTGGGCCGCAGGACCATCCTGGCGCACAGTGTGCACTGCCAGGATGTCGAACTGGCCCGGATGGCCGAGACCGGCACCTCGATCGCCCACTGCCCGGTGTCCCAGCAGTTCCTCGGTTCGGGCACCATGCCGTGGAAGTCGACCGTGGCCTCGGGCGTGAACATCGCTGCGGGAACCGATTTCGGTGGTGGGGACGAGTGGCTGATCCCGCGGGTGCTCAGCGACGCCTTCAAGGTCCACATCAGCGAAGCCGGGGATGACGGGGTGTCGATGCACCCGGGCGAGATGCTGTTCCTCGGTACCCTCGCCGGAGCGAGGGCGCTGGACATGGAGGACCGCTTCGGTAACTTCGACGTGGGCAAGGAGGCCGACTTCGTGGTGATCGACGCATCCCGGGTGCCGGCGCTCAACGCGGCGCTGACCCACGGGGTGCGGTCTGACGATCCCGGCCGGGCGGCCGAACAGACGCTGTTCGCCCTGCTGATGGGGATCCGGGAACCGGCGATCTCCGAGGTGTACGTCCAAGGCCGCCGAGTCGGCCCAGGCTAG
- a CDS encoding ABC transporter substrate-binding protein encodes MKLKSATKVLAAGAALALALTSCAENGDRSGGGDSGGGDQAGGEIVFGQLIGVTGSYAPFTPPAIAAANIAIEEINAAGGVMGRDVRLVTEDNRSTVDGAIAGFSKLTSVSNVSVLGSLESDGQVALFDQIEQRQLPNICSSCGTTFLDSKGGKFSFRVAASDSDAGIIVAQVARDAGVKNLAMIVQNTEGASGPAEVATEAFEKTGGSINRVSIEPGASSYNSEVAKAFEGNPDALYVGTGVEAGIPILREIERRGYDKPIYVSPDLITHEVAALSNADQLSAALTAFDTASPAYKSYAERFTAATGDQPEPGMYDANNYDQYILFALAMEAAQSTSGADVAGKIIEVASGPGKEVYSFQEGKDALAAGEDINFQGASSTLDMNEFGNLESPLLAVLTVQNGEWTPGEQIEVDPSLRSEG; translated from the coding sequence ATGAAGCTGAAATCTGCCACCAAGGTCTTGGCGGCCGGAGCCGCCCTCGCTCTTGCACTGACCTCCTGCGCCGAGAACGGCGACCGCAGCGGCGGTGGCGACAGCGGCGGCGGCGATCAGGCCGGCGGAGAGATTGTTTTCGGCCAGCTGATCGGTGTCACCGGCAGCTACGCCCCGTTCACGCCCCCTGCCATCGCAGCAGCCAACATCGCCATCGAGGAGATCAACGCCGCGGGTGGGGTCATGGGCCGCGATGTGCGCCTGGTCACCGAGGACAACCGCTCCACCGTGGACGGCGCCATCGCCGGCTTCTCGAAGCTCACCTCCGTCAGCAACGTATCGGTCCTCGGCAGCCTCGAATCCGACGGCCAGGTGGCACTTTTCGACCAGATCGAGCAACGGCAGCTGCCCAACATCTGCTCGTCGTGCGGCACCACGTTCCTTGACAGCAAGGGCGGGAAGTTCTCCTTCCGCGTGGCCGCGTCGGACAGTGATGCCGGCATCATCGTCGCCCAGGTGGCCCGGGACGCCGGCGTGAAGAACCTCGCGATGATCGTGCAGAACACCGAAGGCGCCTCCGGGCCCGCCGAGGTCGCCACCGAGGCATTCGAGAAGACCGGTGGCTCGATCAACCGGGTCTCCATCGAACCCGGCGCCTCGTCGTACAACAGCGAGGTGGCCAAGGCGTTCGAGGGCAACCCGGACGCCCTCTACGTCGGCACGGGTGTGGAGGCGGGCATCCCGATCCTGCGGGAGATCGAGCGCCGCGGCTACGACAAGCCCATCTATGTGTCCCCCGACCTGATCACCCACGAGGTCGCCGCCCTGTCCAACGCCGACCAGCTGTCCGCGGCGCTCACGGCTTTCGACACCGCCAGCCCGGCCTACAAGTCCTACGCCGAACGCTTCACCGCGGCCACCGGTGACCAGCCCGAGCCCGGTATGTACGACGCCAACAACTACGACCAGTACATCCTGTTCGCGCTCGCGATGGAGGCCGCGCAGAGCACCAGCGGTGCCGACGTCGCGGGCAAGATCATCGAGGTCGCCAGCGGGCCGGGTAAAGAGGTGTACTCCTTCCAAGAGGGCAAGGACGCCCTGGCCGCCGGCGAGGACATCAATTTCCAGGGTGCGTCGAGCACGTTGGACATGAACGAGTTCGGCAACCTCGAGTCGCCCCTGCTGGCCGTCCTCACCGTGCAGAACGGGGAGTGGACCCCGGGCGAGCAGATCGAGGTGGATCCGTCCCTGCGCTCCGAGGGGTGA
- a CDS encoding ABC transporter ATP-binding protein, giving the protein MLLESSSLSTGYGPLTVVRDATFTVAEGEIVAIVGPNGAGKSSLMKAIARSLPLHGGSLTFKGSDLAAVPQNAIAKLGIGYVPQQGNVFPELSVGENLQVSCRGSLAEGRAVTKQVLTQFPRLGERITQAAATLSGGERQMLAIACALVGSPALLMLDEPTTGLAPLIVRERIADIQRLRDQGAGVLWIIEEHPRICLPAVDKVHFMSDGTLGPATDAKDLLAEGALEELFFGVAH; this is encoded by the coding sequence ATGTTGCTTGAATCCAGCAGTCTCAGCACCGGTTACGGCCCACTGACGGTTGTCCGCGACGCCACCTTCACGGTGGCCGAGGGTGAGATCGTCGCCATCGTGGGCCCCAACGGAGCGGGCAAGTCCTCGCTGATGAAGGCCATCGCACGCTCGCTGCCCCTGCACGGCGGATCACTCACCTTCAAGGGCAGCGACCTGGCCGCGGTCCCCCAGAACGCCATCGCAAAGCTCGGTATCGGCTACGTCCCACAGCAGGGCAACGTCTTTCCCGAGTTGTCCGTCGGCGAGAACCTCCAGGTGTCCTGCCGCGGCAGCCTGGCCGAGGGCAGGGCCGTCACCAAACAGGTGCTCACCCAGTTCCCCCGTCTGGGTGAACGCATCACCCAGGCGGCAGCCACGCTGTCCGGCGGGGAACGTCAGATGCTGGCAATCGCCTGCGCGCTGGTGGGCTCGCCCGCGCTGCTGATGCTCGACGAGCCCACCACCGGCCTGGCGCCGCTGATCGTGCGGGAGCGCATCGCGGACATCCAGCGGCTGCGCGACCAGGGTGCCGGTGTGCTCTGGATCATCGAAGAACACCCCCGCATCTGCCTGCCCGCCGTCGACAAGGTGCACTTCATGTCCGACGGAACGCTCGGTCCCGCAACAGACGCCAAGGACCTGCTCGCCGAGGGAGCGCTGGAGGAACTCTTCTTCGGCGTCGCCCACTGA
- a CDS encoding cupin domain-containing protein, which produces MTEQRTTMAGMRVITRDEWGPDAGLIQGGSWREIVGPDVGAKCRGLYDLQFTDDGISVPLTHTVEAAYYVVAGSGSVYAEGGDDDAHQLTEGSMVHVRPNTTYRLRASAGTRLVGGPCPGDAPVNGATAVPSPASDTWPEISVHHRDNPGLLVPFISNDARLVVWLGVGAVAANMNYVVLEPGERNREHVHAYSEDTIHILEGRGTAENVTTGEKFTFGPGDTIHIQIGFWHAVAADLGERVVSVGGPCPADVDMLRAAGVDVDAIVLPPDAALPIHPGSPARP; this is translated from the coding sequence GTGACTGAGCAGCGGACGACGATGGCGGGGATGCGGGTCATCACCCGCGACGAGTGGGGACCCGACGCCGGCTTGATCCAGGGCGGATCCTGGCGCGAGATCGTCGGACCGGACGTCGGGGCCAAGTGCCGGGGGCTCTACGATCTGCAATTCACCGACGACGGCATCTCAGTGCCCCTCACCCACACGGTGGAGGCCGCCTATTACGTTGTCGCAGGCTCCGGTTCGGTCTACGCCGAGGGCGGTGACGACGATGCGCATCAGCTGACCGAAGGCTCGATGGTGCACGTCCGGCCGAACACGACGTACCGGTTGCGCGCCTCCGCGGGGACCCGGCTGGTGGGCGGCCCGTGCCCCGGTGACGCCCCGGTCAACGGCGCGACTGCGGTTCCTTCACCGGCATCGGACACCTGGCCGGAGATCTCGGTGCACCACCGCGACAACCCGGGCCTGCTGGTCCCGTTCATTTCCAACGACGCGCGCCTGGTGGTGTGGCTCGGTGTCGGTGCGGTGGCCGCCAACATGAACTACGTCGTCCTCGAGCCCGGCGAGCGCAATCGCGAACACGTCCACGCTTATTCCGAGGACACCATCCACATTCTCGAGGGCCGCGGAACAGCCGAGAACGTCACCACCGGCGAAAAATTCACCTTCGGCCCCGGCGACACCATCCACATCCAGATCGGTTTCTGGCACGCTGTCGCCGCCGACCTGGGCGAACGCGTCGTCAGCGTGGGCGGGCCCTGCCCGGCGGACGTCGACATGCTGCGTGCTGCCGGTGTGGACGTCGACGCCATCGTCCTGCCACCCGACGCGGCACTGCCGATCCATCCGGGCAGCCCGGCCCGGCCCTGA
- a CDS encoding antibiotic biosynthesis monooxygenase, with the protein MDDPGRAATVVSVFHPAPSFDTWAAELVASAGRAPGFLSGRVSLHDEPYLDWAVAITFADQPHTDAWLDGADRATVMQAGTNRGVYHRATDLVLVDGRPGPTGVDAFRHEVSAGREQDFAEAQRTLNRASARYPGFQGAALFGPGDTPTWLSLVRYRTAEQLSQWIDSPERATALAPLRSVLTEDFAALTSTTPFATTVRIENGRTLLTPNWKSAMMVLLVLYPTVMLLSRFVGPVFDRYGAQPWLALWLSQVLSIVAMQWYLMPWATKPFTRWLDPVRGRGWRVGFTGAAVILVGYAATLAVFAGVHWLQFWDYNS; encoded by the coding sequence GTGGACGATCCCGGCCGCGCCGCCACCGTGGTGAGCGTCTTCCATCCGGCCCCGAGCTTCGACACCTGGGCGGCGGAACTCGTGGCATCGGCGGGCCGGGCACCGGGCTTCCTCTCCGGGCGGGTGTCGCTGCACGACGAGCCGTACCTGGATTGGGCGGTCGCCATCACCTTCGCGGACCAGCCGCACACCGACGCGTGGCTGGACGGTGCCGACCGCGCCACGGTGATGCAGGCCGGGACCAACCGCGGGGTGTATCACCGCGCCACCGATCTGGTGCTGGTCGACGGCCGCCCCGGACCCACGGGCGTCGACGCGTTCCGGCACGAGGTGTCCGCCGGACGTGAGCAGGACTTCGCCGAGGCCCAGCGCACGTTGAATCGGGCCAGCGCCAGGTACCCCGGCTTCCAGGGGGCGGCGCTGTTCGGCCCCGGCGACACCCCGACCTGGCTCTCGCTGGTGAGATACCGTACCGCAGAGCAACTCTCGCAGTGGATCGACTCACCCGAGCGCGCAACTGCGCTGGCTCCACTGCGTTCGGTGCTCACCGAGGATTTCGCGGCGCTGACCTCCACCACTCCGTTCGCCACCACGGTGCGCATCGAGAACGGCCGCACCCTGCTGACGCCGAACTGGAAGTCGGCCATGATGGTGCTGCTGGTGCTGTACCCCACGGTGATGCTGCTGTCGCGGTTCGTCGGCCCGGTGTTCGACCGTTACGGCGCCCAGCCGTGGCTGGCGCTGTGGCTGAGCCAGGTGCTCAGCATCGTCGCCATGCAGTGGTATCTGATGCCGTGGGCGACCAAACCGTTCACCCGCTGGCTGGATCCGGTGCGGGGGCGGGGGTGGCGCGTCGGGTTCACCGGGGCCGCAGTGATCCTGGTCGGTTACGCGGCCACGCTGGCGGTGTTCGCGGGCGTGCACTGGTTGCAGTTCTGGGACTACAACAGCTGA
- a CDS encoding aromatic ring-hydroxylating dioxygenase subunit alpha, with protein MSAPALAGFWHPIATVGEIDDQPRRFTLLDDFVVAFRDENGVAAFRDLCIHRGAALSLGWVRNGNLVCPYHGWQYGRSGACVRIPSRPADAPIPNAARATAYQVQEKYGLVWVAADEPRDEIPLFPGDIYDRPGWKSFISYREVWKTSAARAVENFMDFSHFPYVHNGLLGTEDNAEIAPYTVEKLDNGLHYWLEQEEPSDLYGAGGSQKVRYEYTLVVPFTIHLKKIEIGTGRETIITQFTLPRTSNTTELFVFIVRNHSQDEPDSTFGDFTNTIMEQDRSVVESQRPEQLPESLREELHIKVPDAASLLYRQRLAALAKVEVFGPYGA; from the coding sequence ATGTCTGCACCTGCCCTTGCGGGCTTTTGGCACCCGATCGCCACTGTTGGCGAAATCGACGACCAGCCGCGCCGATTCACCCTTCTCGACGACTTCGTGGTGGCGTTCCGCGACGAGAACGGTGTGGCCGCCTTCCGCGACCTGTGCATCCACCGCGGCGCGGCCCTGTCTCTCGGGTGGGTCCGCAACGGAAACCTCGTGTGTCCCTATCACGGTTGGCAGTACGGCCGCAGCGGTGCCTGCGTGCGCATTCCGTCTCGGCCGGCCGACGCACCCATCCCGAATGCCGCTCGGGCGACGGCCTACCAGGTGCAGGAGAAGTACGGACTGGTGTGGGTGGCTGCAGACGAGCCGCGTGATGAGATACCCCTGTTTCCCGGTGACATCTACGATCGACCGGGGTGGAAGTCGTTCATCTCCTACCGGGAGGTGTGGAAGACATCCGCTGCCCGCGCGGTGGAGAACTTCATGGATTTCTCCCATTTCCCGTACGTGCACAACGGGCTGCTCGGAACCGAGGACAATGCCGAGATCGCCCCGTACACAGTGGAGAAGCTCGACAACGGCCTGCACTACTGGCTCGAACAGGAGGAGCCCAGCGACCTCTACGGCGCAGGCGGATCGCAGAAGGTGCGCTACGAGTACACCCTGGTGGTCCCGTTCACCATCCACCTGAAGAAGATCGAGATCGGCACCGGTCGCGAAACGATCATCACGCAGTTCACCCTGCCGCGCACGTCGAACACCACCGAATTGTTCGTGTTCATCGTGCGAAACCACTCGCAGGACGAACCCGACAGCACGTTCGGCGATTTCACCAATACCATCATGGAGCAGGACCGCTCGGTGGTGGAGAGCCAGCGTCCGGAGCAACTGCCCGAGTCGCTGCGCGAGGAGCTGCACATCAAGGTCCCGGACGCGGCCAGCCTGCTCTACCGTCAGCGCCTCGCGGCGCTGGCAAAGGTCGAGGTGTTCGGCCCCTACGGCGCCTGA
- a CDS encoding GAP family protein, with translation MANSWGSSLAELVPLSMVVALSPLSIIPAVLVLHTARPKPTGLAFLAGWVAGLTALTSLFVGISGLLGGLGGQPPAWASWVRVAVGAALIVFGIFRWVTRHSRPHQMPGTRHISEAGPTKALVIGALLTVVNPKVLFICAAAGLAIGTSGLGAGVPAAEAVFVALAACTVALPIVAYAVSGAKLDPTLARVKAWMEKHNAVLVAGILVVIGVMVLYKGIHGL, from the coding sequence GTGGCTAACAGCTGGGGCTCATCGCTGGCAGAACTGGTACCGCTGTCGATGGTGGTGGCACTGTCGCCGCTGTCGATCATCCCGGCCGTCCTGGTGCTGCACACCGCCCGGCCCAAACCCACGGGGTTGGCGTTCCTGGCCGGCTGGGTGGCGGGCCTGACAGCGCTGACGTCGCTGTTCGTGGGGATTTCCGGATTGCTGGGCGGGTTGGGGGGCCAGCCGCCGGCGTGGGCGTCCTGGGTTCGCGTCGCGGTGGGCGCCGCACTGATCGTGTTCGGCATCTTCCGGTGGGTGACGAGGCACAGCCGGCCGCACCAGATGCCCGGCACCCGCCACATCTCCGAAGCAGGCCCCACCAAAGCGCTCGTGATCGGTGCCCTGCTCACCGTGGTCAACCCGAAGGTGTTGTTCATCTGCGCCGCCGCGGGCCTGGCGATCGGCACCTCGGGTCTGGGGGCCGGTGTTCCCGCTGCCGAAGCAGTTTTCGTGGCACTGGCCGCCTGCACCGTGGCGCTGCCCATCGTGGCCTACGCGGTGTCGGGCGCGAAGCTGGACCCCACCCTGGCCCGGGTGAAGGCGTGGATGGAGAAGCACAACGCGGTGCTGGTGGCGGGCATTCTGGTGGTCATCGGGGTGATGGTGCTCTACAAGGGGATTCACGGTCTGTGA
- a CDS encoding branched-chain amino acid ABC transporter permease gives MNNLLFGLLTGCMLAVATSGFALLRNTERFLHIAHGQFMALGALLALALGEMVGVVAGIAGAIVLTSVIAAACGRLLFDPVKHRGGNVLLFTSVGLAFVTYAVMIAVFGTELRVFDINLGAARRIGPFDVAPGEIVLLLVAAVVIGGLWLLLGRTGVGRDIRAVASNRELAQIRGVAIGRVSTTVWLISGALAAVAGIMTGILGSVSIESGWGYILLVLAAAVLGGTGNILGVIAAALVLGVVMDMSALVIDTTYRPVVAFAILIIVLLIRPQGLFSFQSRKEAAA, from the coding sequence GTGAACAACCTGCTGTTCGGTCTCCTGACGGGCTGCATGCTGGCAGTCGCGACGTCGGGATTTGCCCTGCTGCGCAACACCGAACGCTTCCTGCACATCGCCCACGGCCAGTTCATGGCGCTGGGCGCTCTACTGGCCCTGGCCCTCGGCGAGATGGTCGGGGTGGTGGCCGGCATTGCCGGCGCCATCGTGCTCACGTCTGTGATCGCGGCGGCGTGCGGGCGGCTGCTCTTCGACCCGGTCAAGCACCGCGGCGGCAACGTCCTGCTGTTCACCTCGGTGGGTCTGGCCTTTGTGACGTACGCGGTCATGATCGCCGTCTTCGGCACCGAACTGCGCGTCTTCGACATCAACCTGGGCGCAGCTCGGCGCATCGGCCCCTTCGACGTGGCGCCGGGTGAGATCGTGCTGCTGCTGGTGGCCGCCGTGGTGATCGGCGGGCTGTGGCTGCTGCTGGGGCGTACCGGCGTCGGGCGAGACATCCGCGCGGTGGCATCGAACCGTGAACTGGCCCAGATCCGCGGCGTGGCCATCGGCCGGGTCAGCACGACAGTGTGGCTGATCTCAGGTGCGCTGGCGGCAGTCGCCGGCATCATGACCGGCATCCTGGGATCGGTGTCCATCGAATCCGGCTGGGGCTACATTCTTCTCGTCCTGGCGGCAGCTGTGCTGGGTGGAACCGGCAACATCCTCGGCGTCATCGCCGCCGCCCTCGTGCTGGGCGTGGTGATGGACATGAGCGCGTTGGTCATCGACACCACCTACCGGCCGGTGGTCGCGTTCGCCATCCTGATCATCGTGCTGCTGATCCGCCCCCAGGGCCTCTTTTCCTTCCAGTCCCGTAAGGAGGCGGCAGCATGA
- a CDS encoding branched-chain amino acid ABC transporter permease — MISIEFVVTIATLAFVFVMAGQLLNLEAGWGGMWDLGIAGLIAVGAYSYVLLTTSPDSAVPGLGLPFWAGMLGSAVITALVAVLIGWPALRLRGEYFLITTFAFAEIIRQVIIIQKDLTGGTFGLTSVVKPFEMQFTYSGYPYVRLLIVIAMAAALWMICSRIATSSYGASLRAARDNEPLAMAMGKSIKSLRLTTYGTVGLLCGFLVGPAYAWILEALVPSAFRSNLTFTIWAGLVIGGLGSRFGPIVGALLLTAVSEMVRLVDVPHEYANLHAAAHPFLVGVLLIALLRWRPDGLLSESGTFARLRRRYTRPTPADTGAATPAQERAKETILNGDRA, encoded by the coding sequence ATGATCTCCATAGAATTCGTGGTCACCATCGCCACATTGGCGTTTGTGTTCGTCATGGCCGGCCAGCTGCTGAACCTGGAGGCCGGCTGGGGTGGCATGTGGGACCTGGGCATCGCCGGACTGATCGCCGTGGGTGCCTACTCCTACGTATTGCTCACCACCTCACCGGATTCCGCGGTGCCGGGGCTCGGCCTCCCGTTCTGGGCGGGCATGCTGGGATCTGCGGTCATCACTGCGCTGGTGGCGGTGTTGATCGGCTGGCCGGCACTGCGGTTGCGCGGTGAGTACTTCCTCATCACCACGTTCGCGTTCGCGGAGATCATCCGTCAGGTCATCATCATCCAGAAAGACCTGACCGGCGGAACCTTCGGTCTCACCTCGGTGGTCAAACCGTTCGAGATGCAGTTCACCTATTCGGGCTACCCGTACGTCCGGCTGTTGATCGTCATCGCGATGGCAGCCGCGCTGTGGATGATCTGCTCGCGGATCGCCACCTCGTCCTACGGAGCCAGCCTGCGAGCCGCACGTGACAACGAACCACTGGCCATGGCGATGGGCAAGTCGATCAAGAGCCTGCGGCTGACCACCTACGGCACCGTCGGCCTGCTGTGTGGGTTCCTCGTCGGACCCGCCTACGCATGGATCCTGGAAGCGCTTGTGCCATCGGCGTTCCGCTCCAATCTGACGTTCACCATCTGGGCCGGTCTGGTGATCGGCGGGCTGGGCAGCCGCTTCGGCCCGATCGTCGGCGCCTTGCTGCTCACTGCGGTGAGCGAGATGGTGCGCCTGGTGGACGTGCCGCACGAGTACGCCAATCTGCACGCCGCGGCGCATCCCTTCCTGGTCGGAGTGCTCTTGATCGCGCTGCTGCGGTGGCGGCCCGACGGGCTGCTGTCCGAGAGCGGCACCTTCGCCCGGTTGCGTAGGCGCTACACCAGACCCACTCCTGCGGATACCGGCGCCGCCACACCCGCCCAGGAACGGGCCAAGGAAACGATTCTGAACGGGGACCGTGCATGA